The proteins below are encoded in one region of Streptomyces marianii:
- a CDS encoding class I SAM-dependent methyltransferase, translated as MTTTASQEAFLRAFHAGHPAVTAEAFGGGRAPDGRSSYEILCHRAAGSRRVLDLGCGDGLLLEHLARSGGRRLAGVDLSPESLALARRRPSLSEARLEEGRAQSLPFADDSFDACVSHMALMLMAEIDQVAAEVARVLAPGGVLACVLGGGGVGGEAYERFTTLLRSVVGEAPPSQRIPALGDRRTRSRDGLDEILGPAGFTPADWETVPIDLGGSADEVWEVVSRVYDLGPLDAAAVERLRAGFLTEAKEMAGPDGRVPCGFRIHVATARLR; from the coding sequence ATGACGACCACCGCATCGCAGGAAGCGTTCCTCCGGGCCTTTCACGCCGGACATCCGGCGGTGACGGCAGAGGCGTTCGGGGGCGGCCGCGCCCCGGACGGCCGGTCCAGCTACGAGATCCTGTGTCATCGGGCGGCGGGAAGCAGACGCGTTCTGGACCTCGGATGCGGCGACGGCCTGCTGCTGGAGCATCTGGCGCGCAGTGGGGGAAGGCGGCTCGCGGGAGTCGACCTCTCCCCGGAGTCACTGGCCCTGGCGCGGCGCCGACCGTCGCTGTCCGAGGCGCGGTTGGAGGAGGGCCGCGCGCAGAGCCTTCCCTTCGCCGACGACAGCTTCGACGCCTGCGTCTCGCACATGGCGCTGATGCTGATGGCCGAGATCGACCAGGTGGCGGCGGAGGTTGCCCGCGTGCTGGCTCCCGGCGGCGTGCTGGCCTGCGTCCTGGGCGGCGGAGGCGTCGGCGGCGAGGCGTACGAACGCTTCACCACCCTGTTGCGGTCCGTCGTCGGGGAAGCGCCCCCTTCCCAGCGCATCCCGGCACTCGGGGACAGGAGGACGCGCAGTCGCGACGGGCTCGACGAGATCCTGGGACCGGCGGGCTTCACCCCGGCGGACTGGGAGACCGTCCCCATCGATCTCGGCGGTTCGGCCGACGAGGTGTGGGAGGTCGTGTCCCGCGTCTACGACCTCGGCCCGCTGGACGCGGCCGCCGTCGAGCGTCTGCGGGCGGGCTTCCTGACCGAGGCGAAGGAGATGGCGGGTCCGGACGGGCGCGTTCCCTGCGGGTTCAGGATCCACGTCGCGACGGCTCGACTGCGCTGA
- a CDS encoding class F sortase, with product MNRSSGSGAGPGALRATVSVIALAATLLLTSCGGQDAAAPPAGSDRSAAQDPAGGQEPAAGAGAGKAAGALARSAPRVVSIPSLGVQSELESLGQNKDGTMTTPKNPDLAGWYEPGPTPGSQGPAVIAGHVTWNGKAAVFEKLKTLKAGDTIKVTREDGKTAEFAVDRIAEYPKKEFPTLEVYKNLDHAGLRLVTCGGQFDADRSYYPNNVVVFASMVAVA from the coding sequence ATGAACCGCTCCTCCGGCAGCGGGGCGGGGCCCGGTGCCCTGCGTGCGACCGTGTCGGTGATCGCCCTCGCGGCGACGCTGCTGCTCACCTCCTGCGGCGGCCAGGACGCGGCGGCACCGCCGGCCGGCTCGGACCGGAGCGCGGCACAGGACCCGGCGGGCGGTCAGGAGCCGGCGGCGGGTGCGGGAGCGGGCAAGGCCGCAGGGGCACTCGCCCGGTCCGCGCCGCGCGTGGTGTCCATCCCGTCCCTCGGAGTGCAGAGCGAGCTCGAGTCGCTCGGGCAGAACAAGGACGGGACGATGACGACCCCGAAGAACCCCGACCTCGCGGGCTGGTACGAACCGGGCCCCACCCCCGGCTCCCAGGGGCCGGCGGTGATCGCCGGGCATGTGACCTGGAACGGCAAGGCCGCGGTCTTCGAGAAGCTGAAGACGCTGAAGGCCGGCGACACGATCAAGGTGACGCGCGAGGACGGGAAGACGGCCGAGTTCGCCGTGGACCGCATCGCCGAGTACCCGAAGAAGGAGTTCCCCACCCTGGAGGTCTACAAGAACCTCGATCACGCGGGCCTGCGACTGGTCACCTGCGGCGGCCAGTT